The following proteins are co-located in the Salvelinus fontinalis isolate EN_2023a chromosome 41, ASM2944872v1, whole genome shotgun sequence genome:
- the LOC129840247 gene encoding polyadenylate-binding protein 1-like, producing MNSLYVGDLHQNVTEADLNKMFREAGPISSVRVCRDRVTHRSLGYAYVNFYQPDDAERALLMFSNDILEGRYLRIMRSDPDCTLRKSGVGNIFIGNLDKKSITNKNLYETFSAFGDIYSSKVVCDENGHSKGYGYIQYKTQEAADRAIEKLNGMLMDNEKVFIERFKSCKEREEVLGAKAREFNNVFVKNLGRDTNDETLMELFGKYGPTVSVKVMKDDNGKSSGFGFVCFERPEDAQRAVNEMSGKELNGRLIYVGRAQKKAERQTLLKLKFGQKKSDPKAKYRGINLFVKNLDDAFDDHRLRKAFSEFGTIISAKVMTESGRSKGFGFVSLSSPEEATKAVTEMNGRIVGTKPLYVALAQSKEQRQQYLADRYKQRMVSVMAVPNPIINSYQPPIPQVNPNKSPYRK from the coding sequence ATGAATTCTTTGTATGTTGGTGACCTCCACCAAAACGTCACCGAGGCAGACCTAAACAAGATGTTTCGTGAGGCCGGACCAATCTCTTCTGTCCGTGTATGTAGGGATCGGGTTACACATCGTTCCCTCGGGTACGCCTACGTTAACTTTTATCAGCCAGACGATGCTGAGCGTGCCCTGCTCATGTTCAGCAATGATATACTCGAAGGAAGATATCTGCGCATCATGAGGTCTGATCCTGACTGTACCCTGAGGAAAAGTGGGGTGGGAAACATCTTCATCGGGAACCTGGACAAGAAGTCTATAACAAATAAAAACCTGTACGAGACCTTCTCAGCATTTGGAGACATCTACTCTAGCAAGGTAGTTTGTGACGAGAATGGCCATTCCAAGGGTTATGGTTATATTCAATACAAGACCCAGGAGGCTGCTGATAGAGCCATCGAGAAATTAAATGGCATGTTAATGGATAACGAAAAGGTGTTTATCGAGCGCTTTAAGTCATGCAAAGAGCGAGAGGAGGTGCTTGGAGCCAAGGCCAGAGAGTTCAACAACGTGTTTGTCAAGAATCTTGGCAGAGACACGAACGATGAGACACTGATGGAGCTTTTTGGGAAATATGGACCAACCGTTAGTGTCAAGGTCATGAAAGACGATAACGGGAAGTCGAGTGGGTTCGGTTTTGTTTGCTTCGAGAGGCCTGAGGATGCACAGAGAGCCGTGAATGAGATGAGCGGGAAGGAGCTAAACGGGAGGCTGATATATGTAGGCCGCGCCCAGAAGAAAGCAGAGCGCCAGACGTTGCTGAAACTCAAGTTTGGGCAGAAGAAGTCTGATCCCAAGGCCAAATACAGAGGTATAAATCTCTTTGTAAAGAACCTGGATGATGCCTTTGATGATCACCGTTTAAGGAAGGCGTTTTCTGAATTCGGAACAATCATCAGCGCCAAGGTGATGACTGAGAGCGGCCGCAGCAAAGGCTTTGGCTTTGTTTCCCTCTCATCCCCCGAGGAGGCCACCAAGGCTGTGACGGAGATGAATGGCCGTATCGTGGGCACCAAGCCGCTTTACGTGGCCCTGGCTCAGAGCAAGGAACAGCGCCAACAATACCTGGCAGACAGGTACAAGCAGAGGATGGTCAGTGTCATGGCAGTGCCCAACCCCATCATCAACTCCTACCAGCCTCCTATTCCACAGGTAAATCCAAACAAGAGTCCATACAGAAAATAA